AAAATTGCGCAACGGATAGACTGACTCCCGTCATCGAAGGCATGTTGTAATAATAGAACGGAAGTTCGGGAGCCGCGGCTGCAACAGGTTTGAAAAAACCGATCAGGTCACGCACCGAGGCAGGTTTAAAAAAACCGGGAGCAATGGACCCCACACCCCAGGCTCCGGTCTCTGCCGCGTGACGGGAAAGTTTCACCGACTCACGCTGGTTATCACTACCCACATGTGCAATTACTTTAAAACGTCCCCTGGCAGCTTTCACCCAATGTTCCAGAATCTGTTTTCTCTCTTCTGTCGTCAATGATGTGAATTCGCCCGTGGTTCCACACACAAATACTCCCGAAATACCCGAATCGACGATATGCTGTGCATATTGACCTATGACAGCATAATGAATATCGCCATTCGGATACATGGGGGTAAATGTCGCGGCTACTAATCCTTTCAATTTTTGATAATTTTTCATTTTAACAAATTAACAATTAATACTTTATAAATAATACAGTAGAATATGCCGGATTATTTTTCCAGTGGTATGATCTGTCCCTCATAGACAGAGGGTGTTCTTATTCCGGGTTTTATTTCTCCGCTGGTAATATAAAAATTATTTTCCCGTACGGCGATATTGGTGGTGACCGGAACGGAAAAAGGCAGGATTTCCTCATGAACAAATCTGTGCGATATACGATCATATACCCTGAGGATATTTTCAAAACCGGGGTGCTCATATGATCCGGGAAATAATTTCGTAACGCCTCCTAAAAAGACAATGTTCTCCGAGTGTACAAATGCTGTTCCCGCCATCACCGGAAAAAATCCCTGAAGACGTGTCCATCTATTCACAAAAGGGTCATACATATGCCCATCGGTTAGTATCTCCACATAACCGGACGAACGATAATCCCTTCCACTGAAGAGGTAAAAAACCGGAGACTCTCCGTTTTCAATGGCAACACTCACTGCGTAACCCCGTGCATTACCGTCCCAGGAAGGCAAAGCGACCCATCCTTTGTCCTTATGGTCAAGGTCTAATACGAAAAAGTGATTTGTGGCATTTTCTTCACTCATCTTTTCCTGACCTCCGGCTATATATATTTTATTATTCAGAAGCGCACCTGTAGCATTGGCTAAGGGAACCGGCAGGGAAGGCCAATCATAAGAGATTTTAAAAACTCCCCCTTCCTTATAGATAAGAAAGACATCATCAAAGCACCGTTTCATGTCACATCCGCCTATACACAGCAGGCCTTCTGCCAATTGTATGGACACGCCATAGGCAATAGCTGCAGGCAGAAAATCAGTTATAATCCCCCATTGAAAATCCATGGTGTCCGTATGTGCATGATACAGTGTTCTCTCCCAATTCTTTTTTCCTCCTTCCCATGGCATCTTATCCGGAAAATTTGCTCCTCCCGCAATAATCAGTTCATTGCCGACAAATCCGGAAAATACACCCGCAACCCCTCTGTTCTCTTCCTTATCCTGAAGGGAAGGAAGGGAATTCGAATTATTCCATTGTATCTCCCATTCTAGCTGACAAGGCAATGGTAGATTATCCATTGTATACATAACAGCTGTAATACTCATGGCAATTAAAAAAGATATTATTGTTTGACAACGCATTTTTGATGATGAATAGTTTCGTTCTTTTGTCGGATGAAAATCTTATAAACCTCGAAATGTTGTTCCAGTGCCTTTCTGTATCCGTCCTCATCATTTTCTTTCAGATAGTGTAACAGATCCTGATGGGTTACAATCCGTCCTTCTTCTTTGAGTTTTATATTGATGGGAGCCAGGTATTCCTTGAATTTGTCTTTTACAAAGGTCATCACGGGATGCACAATATTCTGGAATTCAGCGATTGTTTTATTCCCTGTTATCTGATACAATCTCGTATGAAAAGTAAATTCGCTGAAAGGCGCATATTCGTTGTTCTCATACATAATACCTACTTTCACAATTTCTTCAAGATCTTCGATGTCTTTCGGCGTAATATTTCTGAAAATATCGCTGCATATACCCATCTCTAAAGCAATCCTGAACCCCAGGATATCGAATAAAGCATCTTCGCTTAAAATACGGGGATCTACTACCCGTTTCATTCCTCCCAGGATAGATGGCTCCGAAAGGATCATACCCCGCCGGGTACGGGTTTCAATCATACCCATCATCTTTAACCGGCTCAACGCTTCGCGTAACACACTCCGGGCTACACCTAAGGAAGCCGACAGCTCCATTTCATTAGGAATAGGATCCCCCGTTTGAAGATCTTTCTCTCTAAAATAGGTCAAAAGTTTGTCTTCCACCTGATCCACCAGGGTAACAGAATTATTCTGAATTTTCAGTCTTTCCATGAGTAATTGATATTTTTACGTATTTTATACGTCTTGTATTAATTATATGATTTGTCTGACAAATATACAGTCAATATTTTTTAATAACCAAGAAGTAACTTGCATTTTAACCAATGAAATCTATTTTTTAAATTTATTTCACAAATACAAGCTTCTCAAGAATATTCTCTTAACTTTTAAGGAAATTAGAAAGTATTATCTCCCCTATGAATACATCCATAGTCCCAACAGATAATCTAATCATTTATCACGAACCTGTCAAAATAATTTATATCCGATAATTTCTCCCCGTATCAAATTTCTTAGTTTTTATATCATTTCGAATGATTTACAGAATGGAAATATTGTTTTATTTTTGTAAGATTAGTTTCTTGTGCCGGAATTAAGCAATAATGTCACCATACAAAAAACAACAACATGTTCTTATTAAACCGACTAACCATTTTACACAAGTTTCAAAAGCCGGGAATTTTAATTATCCTGTCAACCTTTCTATTCTGTGCTCACAATACAGTATATGGAAATAACATTCATCCTCTCAGGATCATAAAACTTACCTGCGAGTATCAACAAGATCCACTACTGGTTGCTTCAGGCACACCTCTTTTCGGATGGCAACTGCAATCGGATAAGCAGGAAATACGCCAGTCAGCTTACACCATAGAGGTTTATACCCGTATCAACGGGAAAGAAATAAAAATATGGGATTCGGGAAAAGTGCTATCCGGTCAAAGCCAACAGGTAAAATACGACGGCAGGGAAACATTGGAACCGGGAAAAGAGTATCGGTGGAGAGTCAAGGTCTGGGATACACGTAATTACTCTTCGGAATGGAGTGAAATGGACAGATTCCGGATGGCTCCTTCGGATACGGAATTAAAAGCCGAATGGATCGGAGCGATTGACAAAAAAGAGGCCAATATCCCGGAAGGAAGAATCTATCACGCACTGGCTGCCTCATCGGAAGCAGCCGAAAAATGGATGAATACCCATCCCCTTTCCAAAAGAAGTATCTATCTGAGAAAAGATTTTTCCATCGATAAGAAAATCAGAGAGGCAATTATTTATATCAGCGGATTAGGCCACTATGAACTTTCATTGAACGGAGAAAAGGTGGGAGATTCCCGGTTTGATCCCATGTGGAGTGATTACGACAAGACAATCTATTATAATGCCTATGATGTGACTCATTCCCTGCAACAGAACAACGCAATCGGAGTATTGTTGGGGAACGGATTCTTTAATCAGCAGGGTGGCCGGTACGTAAAAATGCAGGTGAGTTTTGGTCCCCCTACCCTGTTTTTTAAACTTCATATAACTTATACGGACGGCACAAAAGAGGAAATCGATTCGAACGAAAACTGGAAATATTCTTTAAGCCCCATTATCTTCAATGATATGTATGGCGGCGAAGATTATGACGCAAGGCTGGAGCAGAATGGGTGGGATAGTTATGGATTCGATGAGTCGGACTGGTTACCGGTAGTGGTACAAAGTGCCCCCAATGGGCGTCTTACACCACAGACCACTGCTTCCGTTAAAATAATGGAAACATACACACCTAAGTCGGTGAAAAAAGTGGGTGATGCATATGTCTTCGATATGGGACAAAACCTATCAGGCTTTCCAAAGATCAAAGTCTCGGGAAAGTCAGGAGATAAAGTCAGATTGACAGTAGGTGAAAACATTCACGAAGACGGTTCCGTAAATCAATCACAATCGGGATCGCCCTATTATTACGAATACACTTTAAAAGGAGAGACGCAAGAGACATGGCATCCCCGTTTCTCCTATTACGGTTATAAATATGTCCAGGCAGATGGTGTCAAGCCGGAAGAGGTACAGTCCCATTTCGTGTATAATTCGAGCACCCGGACAGGTCGTTTTCACTGTTCGAATGAGATTTTCAATGAGGCTCACCGGATTATTGTGAATGCGATCAAAAGTAATATGCACGCTGTGTTTACCGATTGTCCCCACCGTGAAAAACTCGGATGGCTGGAACAGGTACATCTGAACGGTCCCGGACTGTTTTACAATTTTGACCTGACCACGTTTGCACCGAAGATCATGCAGGATATACGCGATGCACAGCTTCCAAACGGTCTGGTTCCCGATATTGCTCCCGAGTATGTTATTTTTGAAGGAGGATTCCGCGATTCTCCCGAATGGGGAAGTACGGCCGTTTTCCTGCCGTTCATGTATTACCGGTTCTACGGAGATAAATCCCTGATCATGGAATACTACGACGTAATGAAAAAGTATGCCGATTACCTTTCTTCTACCGCAACTGACCATATTGTGTCACACGGGCTGGGAGACTGGTGCGATTACCGGAAAGACGAACCCTACGGCGTATCCAAGAACACTCCGGTACCTTTGTCCGCATCTGCTCACTATTATATGGTGATTGACTACCTTGTACAGGCTGCCGAAATAATGGATAAATCCGACGATTATGACTACTATTCAACGCTCAGGGAGCAGGTAAAAAATGCATTTAACAAAGAATTCTTCGATGAAAACACTCGGCAATACGGTACGGGAAGTCAGGCATCGAATGCTATGCCGCTGTTTGCGGGTATTGTGGAACCTCCACACAAACAAGCCGTACTGGATAATTTAATAAAAGACATACAAGAAAAAGGGTACCGGCTCTCCACGGGAGATGTCGGAAACAGGTACCTGTTCCAAACGTTGGCCGATAACGGATTAAACGAAGTCATGTATAAAATGCATAATCATAGGGAAGTGCCTGGATACGGTTTCCAGTTGCAATTCGGTGCCACAACACTTACCGAGTTATGGGATCCGAGAGACGGCGCATCATGGAATCACTTCATGATGGGCCAGATTGAGGAGTGGTTCTACAAATCACTGGCAGGAATAACGACAGAAGACTACAGTGGTTTCCAAAATATAGTGATTGCACCGAAACCGGTGGGAGACCTGAAGTTTGTAGAAGCATCCTACGATACTTTGTATGGCACAATCTCCGTCAACTGGAAAATCGATGGCGATCAATTTAAAATGGATTTGTTCGTCCCGCACAATTGTACTGCCAAAGTGTATCTTCCGCAACAAAAAGATTATAAAGATGTTGGAAGCGGACATCATTCGTTTACAACAACAATAAATTAATTCGATAATTTAACGATTTAACGATTTGATAATTAATCAGATGACCAATAAATATACAAATCAGCAAATCGTATTTGGCCTATACTAAAACAATCTTTTATTTATGGTAAAATTATACAGATATACCATTCTGGTTATACTACTTTCGTTCAGTTATTTTCTGAAAGGGGGATCATCTTCCTTGCCGGTCGATCTGAAAACCGATCATCTGGAAAATCCCATCGGCATAGATAACCCTAATCCCAGATTGGCATGGAGGATTGAGGACAACAGGCAGGGAGCACGGCAGTCCGCCTACAGGGTCATCATTGGCACCGATTCCCTGAAAGTACTTAACGGGAAAGGCGATGTATGGGATTCCGGAAAGATGAACTCAGACCGGCAGTTAGTCACTTACGCAGGAAATAGCCTTGCCCCTTTCACAAAATATTACTGGAAAGTGATGATATGGGATGCAGGGCAGAATGAAAGCATCTCCGGTATCCAATCTTTTGAAACGGGGATGATGGATATCAGCCACTGGCAGGGGAACTGGATCAGCGACGGGAGGGATATCCATTATGCACCCGCTCCCTACTTCCGTAAAAAATTCGAAACCGCCAAGGAAATCGCATCGGCCCGTGTATATATTGCCGTCGCCGGATTATATGAACTCCATATCAACGGAGAAAAGATAGGCAACCAGCGCCTCGATCCGATGTACACCCGCTACGACAGGCGTAACCTCTATGTCACCCACGATGTGACCGCTCAACTGCAGAAAGGAGAAAATGCCATCGGGGTGATCCTCGGCAACGGTTGGTATAATCATCAGTCAATGGCGGTATGGGATTTTCACCGGGCGCCCTGGCGCAACCGTCCCGCTTTCTGTCTGGACCTGCGTATCACCTATACCGATGGCACTGTGGAGATCATCCCCACTAACCTGAGTTGGAAAAAATCGGACAGCCCGGTCATCTTTAACAGTATTTACACAGGGGAGCATTACGACGCACGGCTGGAACAGGATGGATGGAGCAAGCCGGAGTTTGATGATTCACAATGGCAGGAAGTAGGATTACGCTCTACTCCCTCTCAGAATATTACCGCCCAACAATTGAGACCGATACGGAATGTATTGACGATCCCCGCTAAATCAGTCCACAAGATAGATGAAAAGACCTATGTGTACGACTTCGGGCAAAATATGTCGGGGGTAACCAGGATAAAGGTTTCCGGCGAAGAAGGTACGGAACTACGGATAAAGCATGGAGAACGTCTGTATGATAACGGACGGATCAATATGTCCAATATCGATGTGTATTACCGGGGGGATAGGGAAAAAGATCCTTTCCAGACGGATATACTGATATTGAGCGGAAAAGGAGAAGATGAATTTATGACCCGCTTCAACTACAAAGGGTTCCGGTATGTGGAAATAACAAGCAGTAAACCGGTTGAACTGGATAAAAACAACCTGACTGCTTATTTTATGCATAGCGATGTACCGCCGATCGGGAAAATTGAGACTTCAAGTGACCTTATCAATAAATTATGGTGGGCAACAAATAATGCTTATCTGTCGAACCTGATGGGTTATCCCACCGATTGCCCGCAACGCGAAAAGAACGGATGGACCGGTGATGGCCATTTTGCCATAGAGACCGCCCTCTACAATTTCGACGGTATCACCGTATATGAGAAATGGCTGGCCGACCACCGGGACGAACAACAACCCAATGGAGTGTTGCCCGACATTATTCCTACGGGAGGATGGGGTTATGGAACTCATAACGGATTAGACTGGACCAGTACAATTGCCATTATTCCCTGGGAAATATACAGGTTCTATGGTGACAGTAAACTATTGGAAGACTGTTACGGGAACATCAAACGGTATGTGGATTATGTGGATCGTACAAGTCCCGGGGGTCTGACCTCCTGGGGACGTGGCGACTGGGTACCGGTGAAATCACGTTCGAACCTGGAACTGACTTCCTCCGTCTATTTCTATGTAGATGCAAAAATACTGGCCGAAGCGTCAAAACTGTTCGGGAAAGAAACAGATCATCAATATTACTCCGCATTGGCAGAGAAAATCAAAAATGCGATCAACAAGAAATACCTGGATCGTGAAACCGGTATTTACGCCAGCGGAACCCAAACCGAACTAAGTGTTCCGTTACAATGGAAAGTAGTACCGGAGGATATGATACCTAAAGTAGCACAGAACCTTGCGAAGAAAGTGGAAGAAGCCGGATTCCATTTAGATGTGGGTGTATTAGGGGCCAAAGCTATTTTAAACGCATTAAGTGAAAACGGCTATCCCGATGTAGCGTATAAGGTAGCGGTGCAGGACACTTA
This window of the Proteiniphilum saccharofermentans genome carries:
- a CDS encoding alpha-L-rhamnosidase — translated: MVKLYRYTILVILLSFSYFLKGGSSSLPVDLKTDHLENPIGIDNPNPRLAWRIEDNRQGARQSAYRVIIGTDSLKVLNGKGDVWDSGKMNSDRQLVTYAGNSLAPFTKYYWKVMIWDAGQNESISGIQSFETGMMDISHWQGNWISDGRDIHYAPAPYFRKKFETAKEIASARVYIAVAGLYELHINGEKIGNQRLDPMYTRYDRRNLYVTHDVTAQLQKGENAIGVILGNGWYNHQSMAVWDFHRAPWRNRPAFCLDLRITYTDGTVEIIPTNLSWKKSDSPVIFNSIYTGEHYDARLEQDGWSKPEFDDSQWQEVGLRSTPSQNITAQQLRPIRNVLTIPAKSVHKIDEKTYVYDFGQNMSGVTRIKVSGEEGTELRIKHGERLYDNGRINMSNIDVYYRGDREKDPFQTDILILSGKGEDEFMTRFNYKGFRYVEITSSKPVELDKNNLTAYFMHSDVPPIGKIETSSDLINKLWWATNNAYLSNLMGYPTDCPQREKNGWTGDGHFAIETALYNFDGITVYEKWLADHRDEQQPNGVLPDIIPTGGWGYGTHNGLDWTSTIAIIPWEIYRFYGDSKLLEDCYGNIKRYVDYVDRTSPGGLTSWGRGDWVPVKSRSNLELTSSVYFYVDAKILAEASKLFGKETDHQYYSALAEKIKNAINKKYLDRETGIYASGTQTELSVPLQWKVVPEDMIPKVAQNLAKKVEEAGFHLDVGVLGAKAILNALSENGYPDVAYKVAVQDTYPSWGWWIVNGATTLLENWDLDAERDISDNHMMFGEIGAWFFKGLGGIYPDAAQPGFKHIILRPHFEKDLERFDAQFNSPHGLIRSQWKWEGGKINYQVVVPANSSATLYLPDYVEGNKLIKLDAGTHSFTFKISG
- a CDS encoding FadR/GntR family transcriptional regulator — encoded protein: MERLKIQNNSVTLVDQVEDKLLTYFREKDLQTGDPIPNEMELSASLGVARSVLREALSRLKMMGMIETRTRRGMILSEPSILGGMKRVVDPRILSEDALFDILGFRIALEMGICSDIFRNITPKDIEDLEEIVKVGIMYENNEYAPFSEFTFHTRLYQITGNKTIAEFQNIVHPVMTFVKDKFKEYLAPINIKLKEEGRIVTHQDLLHYLKENDEDGYRKALEQHFEVYKIFIRQKNETIHHQKCVVKQ
- a CDS encoding glycoside hydrolase family 78 protein, whose amino-acid sequence is MFLLNRLTILHKFQKPGILIILSTFLFCAHNTVYGNNIHPLRIIKLTCEYQQDPLLVASGTPLFGWQLQSDKQEIRQSAYTIEVYTRINGKEIKIWDSGKVLSGQSQQVKYDGRETLEPGKEYRWRVKVWDTRNYSSEWSEMDRFRMAPSDTELKAEWIGAIDKKEANIPEGRIYHALAASSEAAEKWMNTHPLSKRSIYLRKDFSIDKKIREAIIYISGLGHYELSLNGEKVGDSRFDPMWSDYDKTIYYNAYDVTHSLQQNNAIGVLLGNGFFNQQGGRYVKMQVSFGPPTLFFKLHITYTDGTKEEIDSNENWKYSLSPIIFNDMYGGEDYDARLEQNGWDSYGFDESDWLPVVVQSAPNGRLTPQTTASVKIMETYTPKSVKKVGDAYVFDMGQNLSGFPKIKVSGKSGDKVRLTVGENIHEDGSVNQSQSGSPYYYEYTLKGETQETWHPRFSYYGYKYVQADGVKPEEVQSHFVYNSSTRTGRFHCSNEIFNEAHRIIVNAIKSNMHAVFTDCPHREKLGWLEQVHLNGPGLFYNFDLTTFAPKIMQDIRDAQLPNGLVPDIAPEYVIFEGGFRDSPEWGSTAVFLPFMYYRFYGDKSLIMEYYDVMKKYADYLSSTATDHIVSHGLGDWCDYRKDEPYGVSKNTPVPLSASAHYYMVIDYLVQAAEIMDKSDDYDYYSTLREQVKNAFNKEFFDENTRQYGTGSQASNAMPLFAGIVEPPHKQAVLDNLIKDIQEKGYRLSTGDVGNRYLFQTLADNGLNEVMYKMHNHREVPGYGFQLQFGATTLTELWDPRDGASWNHFMMGQIEEWFYKSLAGITTEDYSGFQNIVIAPKPVGDLKFVEASYDTLYGTISVNWKIDGDQFKMDLFVPHNCTAKVYLPQQKDYKDVGSGHHSFTTTIN
- a CDS encoding dihydrodipicolinate synthase family protein; the protein is MKNYQKLKGLVAATFTPMYPNGDIHYAVIGQYAQHIVDSGISGVFVCGTTGEFTSLTTEERKQILEHWVKAARGRFKVIAHVGSDNQRESVKLSRHAAETGAWGVGSIAPGFFKPASVRDLIGFFKPVAAAAPELPFYYYNMPSMTGVSLSVAQFLQEGKQEIPNLAGVKYTHNNLMEMGDCIHLDDGAFEVLHGYDEMLVCGLALGAVAGVGSTYNYSPSVYLNIMKAMEEGDLASARAFQMQSIEIVKVIIKYGGGVRGGKAIMNLIGIECGGCRLPIAPFEKEEYDSLRKDLKEIGFWGK